AGCCTGCTGAATTATCGCAAGGGCTTGAAGGTTCTACGATAGGTGTTGTGAAAATGGATGAACAAATGGTCTTATTGTTAGATTATGAGAAACTTGTTGCAGACATTAGCCCGCAATCAAGTATTCATGTTGATAAGTTAAAAGTCCTTGGTACAAGAGAACGATCATTGAAAAAAATAATTGTTGTGGAAGATTCACCGATCTTACGTAAACAGTTAGAGCACACACTGACTGAATCAGGATATGCGGATCTTCGTTTCTTTGAAAATGGACAAGACGCTTGGCTGTTTTTAGACCAGCTTGCTTCGAATGATCATGTTCAAGGTTACGTTAACCTTATGATTACGGATTTAGAAATGCCGAAAATGGATGGTCATCACCTAACAAAGAAAATAAAGTCGAGCCAAGAGCTGAAAGGAATTCCTGTGATTATTTTTTCTTCCTTGATTTCCGGTGATCTAAAGCATAAGGGTGAAGTTGTCGGTGCTGACGCACAAGTAAGTAAGCCAGACATTGCGAACCTTGTTCAAAAAATCGATCAATTGATTTTATAAGTTTAAGCACATCTAGTTGATACTAGGTGTGTTTTTTTATTTCTGTATTAATACAGTGTGTTACCACCTAAAGTTAGTTAAACACAAATCACGGTGGCAGACGCACATTTCATAAAAAAGATAAAATTGTAGCAATACAGAGTGTTGACAATTCGACGCTGTTATAATACAATATGAGTAACAAATCAAACGGAGGGGATGTCAAATGACACCGAGCACTGAATTTTTTAGAAACTTACCACCGAAAACATGTACAGATTGTGGATCAGAAATCGATGAGATGCATGAATCGTATCATAATCAATGTGATAAATGTTTACGACATGCAGATTAAATAGACTCAACCTCTATCAAACCGATAGAGGTTGTTTTTTACTCGCACCGCCTTAGGATTAAGTTAGTGGGTTATTCTCTAAAGTGAAGTAGTTTATTTGGTGGTTCATATATTAAGAGAATTGAAGGTGAATCTCATTGATTGTAAGGGACTGTTCAAGTCATTTTTTATTAGTAACACAACATGAACATGCGAAGGTATCTGGTGAGATTGCGACTGTTTGGGACCGGACGTTTTTTTACGGATTGAACCAATGGTCTTCTGTGATGTATGCAATTGAACATCATGATGCAAGTTGGTTGCCACTTGATGATCAACCGCTTTGGAATGAGGTCAAACAGGCTCCATACTCGTTTATGGATTATCCAATAAATGAGAAGCTCACGGCGTATAAGGGAGGGATTGATGCTCTCGAACGAGATGACCGTTATGCCGCTTTACTTTGCAGTTGTCATTACACCTCCTTTTTTGACGATGTCAAACAACTTGGGGGTCTAAGTCGGCAATTCCTTATTCATGAGCAACAACGACAACAACAGTTAATTCGAGAATTGAAACGTGAGCGAGAGGTGGATACGAAGAATTTTCACTTCCACTTTGACCTTCTTCAGTTTTGTGATAACTTGTCCCTCTATATCTGTTTACATGAACCAGGGACGAAGAAGGAGAATGAAGTTTCATGGTTTCGTTCGGGGTTCCCACAACAGTTCTCTTTTTTTAATCAACGGCGCGTTGTTGCTCATTGGCTTGATACAACAGAAGTGTCTCTTTCTCCGTTCCCATTAAAAGACCGCCTCATGGTTTCAATAGAGGGAAAAGAGGTTAATAAAGAAGCAATACGAGAAGTAGGGTTAGAACAGGCGTATCGTGATGCTCCAAATCGCTGTTTGGTTGTTCGTTTAGTTCCCGGAGATACTTGAAAAAATAGGAAACATTGATGACGCTTAATAGTTGCAAACAATTTCGAGGATGTGATAGTCTGCTATTCATCCGTCTATACTAAAGATAAGAAACGTTTGTCACGGAGTGGAAGCAATAGTGAGGTGGTTTGAGATGGATCGTTCCGTTGTTTTATCGAAGGCAAGGGATTTTGTGCAACAGGAATTAGCTGGGGAAAGCAGTGGGCATGATTGGTGGCATATTTATCGTGTCACGAACTTAGCGAAGCGGATAGCTGTTCAAGAAGGTGGAGATGAATTTCTTTGTGAACTAACAGCTCTGCTTCATGATCTTGCAGATGAAAAGCTATATGGTGATGAGCAGCAAGGTCTCGCACGAATTCGAAGTTGGTTAACAGCACAAGGAGTGAGTGGTGAAGATATTGATCATATTCTTGCAATCATTACTGCGATGTCGTTTAAAGGTGGGCAGAACAAGCAGCAGCTAGAGACAATCGAGGGTAAGGTCGTGCAAGATGCTGATCGGCTTGATGCTATCGGTGCGATTGGAATTGCTCGAACCTTTGCTTATGGCGGGGCAAAAGGGCAGTTAATTTATGATCCTGACCTAAAATCACGCAGTGAGATGACCTATGACCAGTATCGTGAGGGCAAGAGTACATCCGTCAATCATTTTTATGAAAAGCTATTTAAGTTAAAGGATTTGATGAATACTAGCTATGCAAAAAAGTTAGCAGAAGAACGTCATCAAGTGATGGAGCAATTTTTAGCTGAGTTCTACCGTGAATGGGATGGAGATGCTGAACCCTTAAAAACGGAAAGTACATTGATTAGAAAAGAGAATCGATAGCTATGCTAGAATGAAGTACGTACCTGATGTTAGAGTATGGTACAGATTAACGAGGAGGGATCATTAAGAGATGCGTTTACAAAATATGAAAGTGATTGCAATCCTTGATCATGAATTTGAAGATTTGGAATTTTGGTACCCGGTTCTGCGCTTGCAAGAAGAAGGAGCAACAGTCCATGTTGTTGGTGCGAAAGCATTAGAAACATACATAGGTAAATACGGAGTACCGGCAACGTCTGATTATG
The genomic region above belongs to Desertibacillus haloalkaliphilus and contains:
- a CDS encoding DUF3891 family protein, whose translation is MIVRDCSSHFLLVTQHEHAKVSGEIATVWDRTFFYGLNQWSSVMYAIEHHDASWLPLDDQPLWNEVKQAPYSFMDYPINEKLTAYKGGIDALERDDRYAALLCSCHYTSFFDDVKQLGGLSRQFLIHEQQRQQQLIRELKREREVDTKNFHFHFDLLQFCDNLSLYICLHEPGTKKENEVSWFRSGFPQQFSFFNQRRVVAHWLDTTEVSLSPFPLKDRLMVSIEGKEVNKEAIREVGLEQAYRDAPNRCLVVRLVPGDT
- a CDS encoding chemotaxis protein, yielding MKSENHSEILLESGTNELEVIVFKIGQETFGINVMKVREIIQPPPLTKMPNSHAFVEGVVRLREEVIPVVDVAKALRFPPSANPGHDKYIVAELNQQKVAFHVHSVSMIHRISWEQIEKPAELSQGLEGSTIGVVKMDEQMVLLLDYEKLVADISPQSSIHVDKLKVLGTRERSLKKIIVVEDSPILRKQLEHTLTESGYADLRFFENGQDAWLFLDQLASNDHVQGYVNLMITDLEMPKMDGHHLTKKIKSSQELKGIPVIIFSSLISGDLKHKGEVVGADAQVSKPDIANLVQKIDQLIL
- the yhfH gene encoding protein YhfH, which translates into the protein MTPSTEFFRNLPPKTCTDCGSEIDEMHESYHNQCDKCLRHAD
- a CDS encoding HD domain-containing protein; translated protein: MDRSVVLSKARDFVQQELAGESSGHDWWHIYRVTNLAKRIAVQEGGDEFLCELTALLHDLADEKLYGDEQQGLARIRSWLTAQGVSGEDIDHILAIITAMSFKGGQNKQQLETIEGKVVQDADRLDAIGAIGIARTFAYGGAKGQLIYDPDLKSRSEMTYDQYREGKSTSVNHFYEKLFKLKDLMNTSYAKKLAEERHQVMEQFLAEFYREWDGDAEPLKTESTLIRKENR